A region of Campylobacter armoricus DNA encodes the following proteins:
- a CDS encoding DUF829 domain-containing protein produces the protein MDKLCQKRDVFYIAGYDPRGYRHYYTMFKKNLSLQNEFLAYDYTLSKAKVKENTYPFWQIQTPYTNTTYTFLSWNDIVKKNWSEGIKDALSDCYSFFRIYTITGLFLKFGKESPHQLITGYYPFFYVFLSLIFTLFFAFGSLFYLQNFHIVLAIIAFILSMVLLPKMFYRLGKKLAVFWIARICSFCANWEKNRQGQLEQRMQEFSQTIFENLKTHSKEKDYELILIAHSVGTILCINVLTKVLKKCEQENIDFSNLKILTLGECIPLVSYQKKSHEFRKDLEYLGSKNLIWYDFTSIIDGACFAQIDFIRTSGVKAKFSPKYFSAKFHTLYKSKDYKKIKKDKYKAHFLYLFATQIQGIYNFFEFIVGKNKLEEKIR, from the coding sequence ATGGATAAATTGTGTCAAAAAAGAGATGTTTTTTATATAGCTGGTTATGATCCTAGGGGGTATAGGCACTACTATACTATGTTTAAAAAAAACCTTTCTTTGCAAAATGAATTTTTAGCTTATGATTATACTTTATCAAAAGCTAAAGTAAAAGAAAATACTTATCCATTTTGGCAAATTCAAACTCCATATACAAATACTACTTATACTTTTTTAAGTTGGAATGATATAGTCAAGAAAAACTGGTCAGAAGGTATAAAAGATGCTTTGAGTGATTGTTATAGTTTTTTTAGAATTTATACCATCACAGGACTTTTTTTAAAATTTGGCAAAGAATCCCCACATCAACTCATCACAGGCTATTATCCGTTTTTTTATGTGTTTTTGAGTTTGATTTTTACTTTATTTTTTGCTTTTGGAAGTTTATTTTATTTACAAAATTTTCATATTGTTTTAGCAATTATAGCTTTTATTTTGAGCATGGTGCTTTTACCAAAAATGTTTTATAGATTAGGAAAAAAACTAGCTGTTTTTTGGATAGCTAGAATTTGTTCTTTTTGTGCAAATTGGGAAAAAAATAGACAGGGTCAATTAGAACAAAGAATGCAAGAATTTTCTCAAACAATTTTTGAAAATTTAAAAACTCATTCTAAAGAAAAAGATTATGAATTAATTTTAATAGCTCATAGTGTAGGAACGATTTTGTGTATTAATGTTTTGACCAAAGTGCTAAAAAAATGCGAACAAGAAAATATTGATTTCTCAAATTTAAAAATACTCACTTTAGGAGAGTGTATTCCACTAGTGAGTTATCAGAAAAAATCACATGAGTTTAGAAAAGACTTGGAGTATTTGGGAAGTAAAAATTTAATATGGTATGATTTTACTTCTATTATTGATGGTGCTTGTTTTGCACAAATTGATTTTATACGCACAAGTGGAGTAAAAGCTAAATTTAGTCCAAAGTACTTTTCGGCTAAATTTCATACCTTATATAAAAGTAAAGATTATAAAAAAATCAAAAAAGATAAATACAAAGCACATTTTTTATATTTATTTGCTACACAAATTCAAGGAATATATAATTTTTTTGAATTTATTGTAGGTAAAAATAAATTAGAAGAAAAAATTAGATAG
- a CDS encoding cytochrome P450: MGQCPFHPKPYKNKASTLTTFLFKRRSWLDGLYERSYKMMMGRVQMPGFDLYVVNDPKEVRRIMVDEVREYPKSQLLHELLEPLLGVSIFTTNGRVWEKQRELLRPSFEMTRISKVFGLMSEAASDMMARFAKYEDKAIIEVDEAMTFVTADVIFRTIMSSKLDEQKGKIVLDAFVTVQEQTVKTAMRRMFRFPTWLSNLLGERKRLKAGGVIRKVLSDIIKPRYENALNDQGKYEDILSSLLMVVDADTNERFSFDEILDQVAMLFLAGHETTASSLTWTLYILSMSPNEQQKAYEEIMQVAGDEKFTIEHIKSMKYLTNIFKESLRLYPPVGFFAREARNESKMRDKLIKKGSGVVVAPWLIHRHDSFWENPHEFDPSRHEDKSKIKKDTYMPFGMGERICIGQGFAMQEAILILANILRTYKLELEENFVPDIVGRLTIRSANGMNIRFIKR, translated from the coding sequence ATGGGTCAATGTCCTTTTCATCCAAAGCCTTATAAAAATAAAGCTTCCACTCTTACGACTTTTTTATTCAAAAGAAGATCTTGGCTTGATGGATTATATGAAAGAAGCTATAAAATGATGATGGGTAGAGTCCAAATGCCTGGTTTTGATCTTTATGTGGTAAATGATCCAAAAGAAGTAAGACGCATTATGGTTGATGAGGTAAGAGAATATCCAAAAAGCCAACTTTTACATGAATTACTTGAACCGCTTTTGGGTGTTAGTATTTTTACTACAAATGGTAGAGTATGGGAAAAACAAAGAGAGCTTTTAAGACCTTCTTTTGAAATGACAAGGATTTCTAAGGTTTTTGGTTTGATGAGTGAGGCAGCTTCTGATATGATGGCTAGATTTGCAAAGTATGAAGATAAAGCGATTATAGAAGTAGATGAAGCTATGACTTTTGTAACTGCTGATGTGATTTTTAGAACTATCATGTCATCAAAACTTGACGAGCAAAAAGGCAAAATTGTTTTAGATGCTTTTGTAACTGTGCAAGAACAAACGGTTAAAACAGCTATGCGAAGAATGTTTCGTTTTCCAACTTGGCTTTCAAATCTTTTAGGTGAGAGAAAAAGACTTAAGGCAGGTGGAGTTATACGCAAGGTTTTATCTGATATTATCAAACCAAGATATGAAAATGCTTTAAATGATCAAGGAAAATACGAAGATATTTTATCTTCTTTGCTTATGGTGGTAGATGCAGATACTAATGAAAGATTTTCTTTTGATGAAATTTTAGATCAAGTTGCCATGCTTTTCTTAGCAGGTCATGAAACTACCGCAAGCTCACTTACTTGGACATTGTATATTTTGAGTATGTCTCCAAATGAACAACAAAAAGCTTATGAAGAGATTATGCAAGTTGCAGGTGATGAAAAATTTACCATAGAGCATATTAAATCTATGAAATATCTGACTAATATTTTCAAAGAAAGCTTAAGACTTTATCCTCCTGTGGGATTTTTTGCTAGAGAAGCAAGAAATGAAAGTAAAATGAGAGATAAACTTATTAAAAAAGGTTCAGGTGTAGTGGTAGCTCCTTGGCTTATCCATAGACATGATAGTTTTTGGGAAAATCCTCATGAATTCGATCCAAGTCGTCATGAAGATAAAAGTAAAATTAAAAAAGATACTTATATGCCTTTTGGTATGGGAGAGCGTATTTGTATAGGGCAAGGTTTTGCTATGCAAGAAGCAATTTTAATTTTAGCAAATATTTTAAGGACTTATAAGTTAGAATTAGAAGAAAATTTTGTACCTGATATTGTAGGAAGGCTTACTATAAGATCAGCAAATGGTATGAATATAAGATTTATCAAAAGGTAA